The following are encoded together in the Pedobacter steynii genome:
- a CDS encoding T9SS type A sorting domain-containing protein, with the protein MGSIGGNKSEAVFDRVYNHNDGTFSIHIGTASTAGNINTSCLGTFPGGGSGSFFYQQYNAIGTTVLTEYCASIGSSFYAEYYYSQTNGDTLFVGMRDTAGSSDDIAIERRSASGTVLWTKYYGGTGSDGLANVARAADGGLFIAVGTNSTDGDVGLHYGSGFDADIWILRVDSNGNKLWGKVLGGSGSDLPRDIKASPDGGCYVFGVTASSDHDAVGMKGASDLYIVKLDSLGQKEWHRCLGGTATDGCGYDLGIKAIEDGQGGFYVINRTNSHDGDIQRRLPLDDGPDFWLVHIDSLANLIWESTFGGPGWQVPSVFCRATDGSFWMGGQNLSSLTGGMIDATYGMTDSWVVHADSLGNFINQRSFGNNKEDQIDMIHPLSDGTVLAGGRYYYTTSPGPTSPEFPQSTEGENDIFLTRLGPQTVSIRDKVLEASVWELYPVPGKKTLHIRIKRGNKEKYNLVIASALGSTTFKTEFHDKLDLNISLWQPGVYTVTLTDISGNTGTKKMVVADQ; encoded by the coding sequence ATGGGAAGTATAGGGGGCAATAAGAGTGAAGCTGTGTTTGACCGAGTATATAACCATAACGATGGTACATTTAGTATACATATAGGTACCGCTTCAACCGCTGGAAATATTAATACCTCCTGTCTCGGAACATTTCCTGGAGGAGGATCTGGTAGCTTTTTTTACCAGCAATATAATGCCATTGGGACAACAGTACTTACTGAGTATTGCGCTTCAATAGGCTCTTCTTTTTATGCGGAATATTACTACTCCCAAACCAATGGTGATACCCTATTTGTGGGCATGCGGGATACAGCCGGTTCCAGCGATGATATAGCTATTGAGCGAAGAAGTGCTTCTGGGACCGTATTGTGGACGAAATACTATGGTGGTACCGGCAGTGATGGTCTGGCAAATGTTGCGAGGGCGGCTGACGGTGGCTTATTTATTGCTGTTGGCACGAATTCAACAGATGGGGATGTTGGCTTACACTATGGTAGCGGCTTCGATGCTGATATTTGGATACTGCGTGTGGATAGTAATGGGAACAAATTATGGGGAAAAGTACTGGGCGGGTCCGGTTCGGATCTTCCGCGTGATATCAAGGCATCACCTGATGGTGGTTGTTATGTATTTGGAGTAACGGCCTCTTCAGACCATGATGCCGTGGGTATGAAAGGTGCGAGTGATCTCTATATAGTAAAACTGGATAGTTTGGGTCAAAAAGAGTGGCACCGATGCTTAGGTGGTACTGCAACAGATGGCTGTGGTTATGACCTGGGGATCAAAGCTATAGAGGACGGACAGGGAGGGTTTTATGTGATTAACCGCACCAATTCCCATGATGGGGATATTCAGCGAAGGTTACCCCTTGATGATGGTCCTGATTTCTGGCTCGTTCATATTGACAGTTTGGCTAATCTTATATGGGAAAGCACTTTTGGCGGACCAGGCTGGCAGGTACCATCTGTTTTCTGCCGGGCAACAGATGGCAGCTTCTGGATGGGCGGGCAGAATCTGAGCAGTTTGACCGGCGGTATGATTGATGCAACATATGGCATGACAGATTCCTGGGTCGTACATGCCGACAGCCTGGGCAATTTCATTAACCAACGGTCATTTGGTAACAATAAGGAAGATCAGATTGATATGATTCATCCTTTGTCAGATGGAACGGTTTTGGCGGGGGGAAGATACTATTATACAACTTCTCCCGGTCCTACAAGTCCTGAATTTCCGCAGTCCACCGAAGGGGAGAATGATATTTTCCTTACCCGACTTGGCCCTCAAACGGTAAGCATCAGAGATAAAGTACTGGAAGCTTCCGTTTGGGAATTATATCCTGTTCCGGGTAAAAAGACTTTACATATCCGGATCAAAAGAGGTAATAAAGAAAAATATAACCTGGTTATCGCAAGTGCTTTGGGCAGTACAACCTTTAAGACAGAGTTCCACGATAAATTAGATCTAAATATCAGCCTATGGCAACCCGGCGTATATACGGTAACATTGACCGATATATCTGGTAATACAGGAACGAAAAAAATGGTAGTAGCCGATCAATAA
- a CDS encoding T9SS type A sorting domain-containing protein, with amino-acid sequence MKKLLFTCCLLWAAWQSYGQSPLTSAPMDTNSFDFISQRYLSGVLAQETDSAKIARAKKLHGRWETFWRGRVANDAALGTSIFGLVSEALDVAMRGTSGCLGIGYKGNWSCLGPFTNYFGKNADFNGRIVSLWVSPTNPDSILAGSGAGGLWRTIDGGLSWNNITDGISYEALPGTMGITHIAVNPTNHKSIYIASGTYHGATRAWEGAYTLGLMYSKDGGQTWQADLKFRQILSTSGTNGWTREPIVKLAYSPMTNRLYALCNKKLYVKPVPGDNQPWFDITSSVFNNYYNLSDFDFTHNPTGKIVMSTTNLHPDHKLYTFDEINGTLPGIWGEHNMVFNPLDSTEGINDIGLTASDDVYMLVQRESGKKIYKTGIPAASSLALINNNLENATQTYNFRGIEVSQKDPNVLYLYNLSGNPSYPYNFIHKSSNGGLTFSPIGGGHPDGRAVHIYHGGNTGGDTLFCGTDGGLARSDKGTTFKSLMGANICITQFYGLAISPSNDAYMSAGAQDNGNHAYVRNRPEPWSLEDTYGDGVLPAFSRNGINTSYMQMQTGMNVNLTFLGNTVTNQGNVPNPPDVIWGTEYRWMRPLKFNEKNVAGLGFHFIWKKALMDPDWISEFGDLSNMREPKPTIGLDYSSANLELLSKHKNPPDFIVSEKNPDVAYIAYSDVYWANGGIGDNYGNLFRTKNRTTLFTWDNITPTQVEGCAISDLEIDPKNPNRVWVSYGNIVESQVPVSSTLRKKRVLYSSNNGDTWTDISKGLPAMPVIKLLYIEGSDDVLFAATDVGVYRWNKTGGQWECFNNGIPKTIITDLNFNACSGKLKVSTYGRGIWETPIEDNPSSLTPVGETNEITTNTTWNSSKTISGSIRIRSGATLTISGSGTTIYMPSRGKIAVEGEAKLIIDGARITNECDGAMWLGIQLSGNLNGPPTPINQGYLELKNNARLEHARLAISNFDWDENTGGGIIKASNSSINNCKMAVCLNNYPNYTYFTPGTSQSNCIFDNVEFVKDDPRYEIDAGGYFTSWLIKGGVEIRNCTFRYSITSVPWQNVPYTHRSSAINASATGIKVENSSFDGYRRGIYLNGYDRSPMRNAQINYNTFDHNSQGITIEDDPYADIRGNIIRNMYPYKSRLSYMNAYGIYMNGSAGGYVGCGNSVSGTTDGGPGIGSIVNRLGLIANNNRGNYIHVIDNGFSDLSVGTQTQGINGALNIFCNTYNKNKLAWAANPQSTNGFLNDQGTSCVPTPGIRAGNRFTTNQYDIISYFVTTAYNWKYFAGNGANENPFWSGHMTMNNCNTTANSQCNRPRACPVRYITRLDHGRLLVDYSGLVSAGDKYSFEGRALQTEIVWGYNDLEDEAGLRMFLESENDDESRRLLIPMYVNAMMVDEGINAINALSVSAIEKQAYLNYYTIMLNLKQENRTIHQLTTAELEMVRELAASEAEVNQMALGLLEYAYAEDRELPVEQLPMDPMSKKIKIPETPGRQPSTLADAAPNPVQNNTLIIATINAADAIQHPHLIVRNSSGAEVWRTKLQVGENRVSVPVKSWQAGVYFYNLELDNHIIASKKLSVIP; translated from the coding sequence ATGAAAAAACTCCTTTTCACCTGCTGCCTTCTATGGGCGGCCTGGCAAAGCTATGGGCAATCTCCATTGACTTCAGCACCAATGGATACGAATAGTTTTGATTTCATTTCCCAGAGATATTTAAGTGGTGTTCTGGCACAGGAAACAGATTCAGCAAAGATCGCCAGGGCTAAAAAACTACATGGACGTTGGGAAACCTTCTGGAGAGGGCGTGTAGCTAATGACGCTGCGCTTGGCACGTCAATATTTGGCCTAGTAAGCGAAGCGCTTGATGTGGCGATGCGTGGCACATCTGGATGTCTGGGGATAGGATACAAAGGAAACTGGAGTTGTTTAGGCCCCTTTACTAATTACTTCGGTAAAAATGCTGACTTTAATGGCCGAATTGTCAGTCTCTGGGTTAGTCCAACCAATCCAGATTCTATTCTTGCCGGATCAGGTGCTGGTGGTTTATGGCGGACCATAGATGGAGGGCTAAGTTGGAATAACATTACAGATGGAATATCTTATGAGGCATTGCCCGGAACGATGGGAATTACGCATATTGCAGTAAACCCAACTAATCACAAAAGTATATATATCGCATCTGGCACTTATCATGGTGCTACACGGGCCTGGGAAGGTGCATATACGTTAGGACTGATGTACAGTAAAGATGGTGGGCAGACCTGGCAAGCTGATCTTAAATTCCGACAAATTCTTAGCACCTCAGGGACGAATGGGTGGACAAGAGAACCTATTGTTAAGCTTGCATATAGTCCTATGACAAACAGACTATACGCTTTATGCAACAAAAAACTTTACGTAAAACCTGTACCAGGCGATAACCAACCATGGTTTGATATCACCAGCTCCGTTTTCAACAATTACTATAATTTGTCTGATTTTGATTTTACCCATAACCCCACCGGCAAGATAGTAATGAGCACAACTAATCTTCATCCGGATCATAAACTATATACCTTCGATGAAATCAATGGAACTCTGCCAGGAATTTGGGGAGAGCATAATATGGTTTTCAACCCGCTAGATTCCACCGAAGGAATAAACGATATTGGGTTAACAGCTTCAGATGATGTTTACATGCTTGTTCAGAGAGAATCTGGAAAAAAAATATACAAAACTGGTATCCCTGCTGCAAGCTCCTTAGCCCTTATAAACAATAATCTGGAGAATGCCACCCAAACCTACAATTTCCGAGGTATTGAAGTGTCCCAAAAGGACCCTAATGTTCTTTACCTTTATAACCTCTCAGGCAATCCGAGCTATCCTTACAATTTTATTCATAAATCGTCTAATGGTGGTCTGACGTTCAGTCCAATAGGCGGCGGGCATCCAGACGGCCGTGCTGTTCACATCTACCACGGTGGGAATACAGGTGGTGATACCCTATTCTGTGGAACGGATGGTGGATTGGCCCGTTCTGACAAGGGGACAACTTTCAAAAGTCTCATGGGGGCAAATATTTGTATCACACAATTTTATGGACTGGCTATCAGTCCCTCCAACGATGCCTATATGTCCGCAGGAGCACAAGATAACGGTAACCATGCTTATGTAAGGAACCGCCCTGAGCCCTGGAGCCTTGAAGATACTTATGGAGACGGTGTTCTACCTGCATTTAGCCGGAATGGTATTAATACATCCTATATGCAAATGCAGACTGGCATGAATGTAAATTTAACATTTTTAGGCAATACTGTGACGAATCAAGGTAATGTGCCTAATCCTCCCGATGTCATCTGGGGGACAGAGTATCGCTGGATGCGCCCTTTGAAGTTTAACGAAAAAAATGTAGCCGGTTTAGGCTTTCATTTCATCTGGAAAAAAGCGCTGATGGATCCAGACTGGATTTCCGAATTCGGTGATCTATCCAATATGCGGGAACCAAAGCCAACCATTGGACTTGACTACTCTTCAGCGAATCTGGAATTACTTTCAAAACATAAAAACCCTCCGGATTTTATTGTATCAGAGAAGAACCCAGATGTAGCCTATATTGCTTATTCTGATGTGTATTGGGCAAATGGGGGAATCGGTGATAATTATGGTAACCTCTTCCGGACAAAAAATAGGACTACCCTTTTTACCTGGGACAACATTACTCCGACACAGGTTGAGGGATGTGCAATTAGTGATCTGGAAATCGACCCCAAGAACCCCAATCGCGTTTGGGTCAGTTATGGGAATATTGTTGAATCTCAGGTTCCGGTATCCAGTACTCTACGAAAAAAAAGAGTTCTGTATTCTTCAAATAACGGCGATACCTGGACAGATATCAGTAAAGGATTACCAGCTATGCCTGTGATTAAACTCCTTTATATTGAAGGCTCAGATGATGTGCTGTTTGCCGCTACCGATGTCGGAGTTTACCGATGGAACAAGACAGGAGGACAATGGGAATGCTTCAATAACGGTATACCTAAAACTATAATTACAGACCTTAATTTTAATGCCTGTAGCGGTAAGCTAAAGGTGTCAACTTATGGCCGGGGCATCTGGGAGACTCCAATAGAAGATAATCCGAGTAGCCTTACACCCGTCGGTGAAACCAATGAAATAACTACCAATACTACCTGGAATTCCAGCAAAACTATCAGTGGTAGTATCCGTATCAGAAGTGGTGCTACTTTAACCATCAGTGGTTCAGGCACCACCATTTATATGCCTTCAAGAGGTAAGATAGCAGTTGAGGGTGAGGCAAAGCTGATCATTGACGGCGCCAGGATAACCAATGAATGTGATGGCGCTATGTGGCTGGGCATACAACTTTCAGGTAACCTCAATGGGCCACCGACCCCTATTAACCAAGGCTATCTGGAACTTAAAAATAATGCACGTCTTGAACATGCGCGCCTAGCAATTTCCAATTTTGATTGGGATGAGAATACCGGTGGTGGTATTATCAAAGCAAGTAACAGCAGTATCAATAATTGCAAAATGGCGGTATGTCTTAATAACTATCCTAACTACACTTACTTTACGCCAGGCACCTCGCAGTCCAACTGCATTTTCGACAATGTAGAGTTTGTCAAAGACGATCCACGCTATGAAATAGATGCAGGCGGTTATTTTACGTCCTGGTTGATAAAGGGTGGTGTAGAAATACGTAATTGCACGTTCCGATATTCCATAACTTCCGTGCCTTGGCAGAATGTACCTTACACACACCGTTCTTCAGCCATCAATGCTTCAGCAACGGGTATTAAGGTGGAAAATAGTTCTTTCGACGGCTACCGTAGAGGTATTTATCTAAATGGCTATGATCGCTCACCCATGCGTAACGCCCAGATCAATTATAACACCTTTGATCACAATTCCCAAGGTATTACCATCGAGGATGACCCTTACGCCGATATCCGGGGTAATATCATCCGCAATATGTATCCTTACAAAAGCCGACTCTCCTATATGAATGCATATGGTATCTACATGAACGGGTCTGCGGGCGGCTATGTAGGCTGTGGCAATAGTGTGTCGGGCACAACGGACGGTGGTCCGGGTATTGGTTCTATAGTTAACCGGTTAGGGCTAATTGCCAACAATAACCGTGGGAATTATATCCACGTTATTGACAATGGTTTCAGTGACCTTTCTGTAGGTACACAAACCCAGGGAATCAACGGTGCTCTGAATATTTTCTGTAACACTTATAATAAAAACAAACTGGCCTGGGCCGCTAACCCTCAAAGTACCAATGGCTTTCTTAATGATCAGGGCACGAGCTGTGTCCCCACGCCGGGCATCAGGGCTGGCAACCGTTTTACTACAAACCAATATGATATCATTTCTTACTTCGTTACAACAGCCTATAACTGGAAGTACTTTGCCGGTAATGGTGCTAACGAAAACCCGTTCTGGTCTGGACATATGACGATGAACAATTGCAATACTACTGCCAACTCCCAATGCAATAGGCCAAGGGCGTGCCCGGTTAGGTATATTACCCGCTTGGATCACGGAAGATTGCTGGTGGATTACAGCGGATTGGTAAGTGCAGGTGACAAATATAGTTTTGAAGGCAGGGCCTTACAAACTGAAATCGTATGGGGATATAATGACCTGGAGGACGAAGCCGGATTACGAATGTTCCTGGAAAGCGAAAATGATGATGAATCGCGCAGATTGCTGATCCCGATGTATGTCAATGCCATGATGGTTGACGAGGGAATCAATGCGATCAATGCACTGAGTGTGTCTGCTATTGAAAAACAGGCATACCTCAACTATTATACGATTATGTTGAATCTCAAACAGGAAAACAGAACTATACACCAACTTACAACAGCTGAGTTGGAAATGGTTCGTGAACTTGCAGCATCGGAAGCAGAAGTAAACCAGATGGCCTTAGGACTGTTAGAGTATGCGTATGCGGAAGACAGGGAGTTGCCTGTGGAGCAGCTACCTATGGACCCTATGTCTAAAAAAATAAAAATACCGGAAACGCCAGGGCGCCAACCAAGTACTTTGGCAGATGCCGCGCCAAACCCGGTACAAAACAATACACTGATTATAGCAACGATTAATGCGGCCGATGCAATACAGCATCCTCACTTGATTGTCCGCAACAGTTCCGGCGCCGAAGTCTGGCGTACCAAATTGCAGGTGGGTGAAAACCGGGTTAGTGTTCCTGTAAAAAGCTGGCAGGCGGGCGTATATTTTTATAACCTGGAATTGGACAACCATATAATCGCTTCGAAAAAATTGAGCGTAATTCCTTAA
- a CDS encoding ATP-binding protein has translation MSIDNIKNFIGKIVGSRAAAWLWKYKLHFAFWVLYFIYGYITDQILYGPFYYFSKELLLLVTHPLYLFYAFVFLFIHLSGKSPQRYLTGFLLLIGLISVFFAQRFTLNFWLFPIMDVARGFPKENLKLKQEFVMGSLWIWEFFVKAIAYFFIVKYFKKLKELGKALAENLAQQKALQAKEIEEERARQIESNYKTLEYTFANLVHEIKTPLTLTINCLNEHIEKHSSSYELDLMKISMGKMNKDINNIFDLQRLKLGKEVYDHQQNCDVSGLLEDNLRIFEYYTKRKKIRLKHFITPDLSSLADPAAVNRIINNLVENAIKFSPEDSTISISLTSDENKIYLQVKDQGIGIPEEEVQNVFVPYLQLNKNNIQGMGLGLPLVKSILDGLNGVIEILKNDEAGKEGTTILVSLNKSNGEGTIASYQAEWQDFLLEEEIRLSDCNFDENAPHLLIVEDNKSMNSYLTGKLSKVFNVRFAINGAEAIKRINDRIPDLIISDIMMDTMDGFEMAQILSKNSQLNHVPIIFLSAKNTEKDKLQGIGLGAVDYMEKPFSYPILLKKIESILALKGNQERRLFQNMKDFGRNMLPETTASSNSYIENCKIYLLTNREMEISSKIIAGLKAKDIADELYIAESTVTKHIQNIYEKVGVKSRYELIRKLT, from the coding sequence ATGAGCATAGATAACATTAAAAATTTTATCGGAAAGATTGTTGGAAGCAGGGCTGCGGCCTGGCTTTGGAAATACAAATTGCATTTCGCTTTTTGGGTGCTTTATTTTATCTATGGATATATTACTGATCAGATTCTCTATGGGCCTTTTTATTATTTCTCCAAGGAATTGCTACTGCTGGTCACGCATCCGCTTTATCTTTTCTATGCTTTTGTTTTTTTGTTCATCCACCTCTCAGGAAAATCCCCGCAAAGATATCTCACAGGATTTTTACTATTAATAGGCCTGATTTCTGTCTTCTTTGCACAACGCTTTACATTAAACTTTTGGCTATTTCCAATTATGGATGTTGCAAGAGGGTTTCCGAAAGAAAACCTGAAGCTCAAGCAGGAATTTGTAATGGGCTCTCTATGGATTTGGGAGTTTTTTGTTAAGGCTATTGCGTATTTTTTTATAGTAAAGTATTTTAAAAAATTAAAAGAACTTGGAAAAGCACTTGCCGAAAACCTCGCGCAACAAAAGGCACTTCAAGCAAAAGAAATCGAAGAAGAAAGAGCCAGGCAGATAGAGTCCAATTACAAAACACTGGAATACACTTTTGCTAATTTGGTTCATGAAATCAAAACTCCACTGACACTGACGATTAACTGTTTGAATGAGCATATAGAAAAACATAGTAGCTCATACGAACTTGATCTGATGAAAATCAGCATGGGAAAAATGAATAAAGACATTAATAATATATTTGACCTTCAAAGACTTAAACTCGGAAAAGAGGTTTATGATCACCAACAAAATTGTGACGTATCAGGTCTTCTCGAAGACAATTTAAGAATTTTTGAATACTACACTAAACGAAAAAAAATCCGATTAAAACATTTCATCACTCCCGATCTAAGTAGCCTTGCAGATCCTGCTGCAGTAAACCGGATAATAAATAACCTTGTTGAAAACGCCATAAAGTTCTCTCCGGAAGATTCGACTATTTCAATATCTCTTACTTCAGATGAAAATAAGATTTATCTTCAAGTCAAGGACCAGGGCATTGGCATCCCTGAAGAAGAGGTCCAAAATGTGTTTGTCCCTTATCTTCAATTAAACAAAAATAACATTCAGGGTATGGGTTTAGGACTACCCTTGGTTAAATCTATCCTCGATGGATTGAACGGGGTAATTGAAATCTTAAAAAATGATGAAGCCGGGAAGGAAGGGACGACAATATTGGTATCATTAAATAAGTCTAACGGTGAAGGCACGATTGCATCCTATCAGGCTGAATGGCAGGATTTCCTATTGGAAGAGGAAATTCGCTTATCAGACTGTAATTTTGATGAAAACGCACCGCACCTTTTAATAGTTGAAGACAACAAGTCGATGAACAGTTACCTTACAGGTAAACTTAGTAAGGTTTTCAATGTTAGGTTTGCTATCAACGGTGCGGAGGCGATAAAAAGAATTAATGATCGGATTCCGGATTTAATTATCTCTGATATTATGATGGATACGATGGACGGTTTTGAAATGGCACAAATTCTAAGCAAGAATTCTCAACTGAATCATGTACCCATAATTTTCCTTTCTGCTAAAAATACCGAAAAAGATAAACTCCAAGGAATCGGCCTTGGAGCCGTGGATTACATGGAGAAGCCTTTCTCGTACCCAATCTTGCTTAAGAAAATAGAATCAATTCTTGCTTTGAAAGGTAATCAGGAAAGAAGGCTTTTTCAAAATATGAAAGACTTTGGCAGGAATATGCTGCCTGAAACGACGGCCAGCAGCAACAGCTATATAGAGAATTGTAAAATATACTTGTTAACAAACCGTGAAATGGAGATTTCAAGCAAAATTATTGCGGGGTTGAAAGCAAAGGACATAGCCGATGAACTCTATATTGCTGAATCTACAGTTACAAAACACATTCAAAATATATATGAAAAAGTGGGGGTAAAAAGCAGATACGAATTGATTAGGAAACTGACTTAA
- a CDS encoding tetratricopeptide repeat protein, protein MIRSLFKSKLLLIVFSFAFNYGHSQNAQFLLGSEGLPSGKYHAGFKRIYTFDSSRSYPLNFQPGTNSDTTKFPRSMVLNMWYPVEVNSGGSFPYKNYLRFAYDNPSWKNFLDRLKQYNEETVKLNGFRYTKLNDTVREDRLFERLMDTEVLASSGKPVVTGNHPLIIYQPSLGGTIEENALLCQYLSSNGYVVLSCAYQPDNGVRMGPDWNLERAEGDVNFLVQYSKQHLVIDTNNVHLLGYSFGAQANFNLLAKGSKFVSAVSLDSRLEYSFDYAPKGFKDLPALLLAGVQNITQPLLLFTNEEATFNMTDSFVSADRYYLPLHFLEHHDYSSTREISNSWVAGELKNDKELLGKVKDYTSVCENTLAFFNFYSQPKNNGRAFQFLNTRSNFAEHLPRGANGEAQDKTVLQTPRQVLKAAEIIGIQEVKKSYQLNRMSFSEDLFNTYAYFLAGKNKGQLAIQTLLWGTEIYTTSANLFDSLGEMYFIEKDYEKSTKSFKRSLELNPSNKNAVEYLKKLQSLAGG, encoded by the coding sequence ATGATCAGATCCTTGTTTAAAAGCAAACTCCTGTTGATTGTTTTTTCCTTTGCATTTAATTATGGTCACAGCCAGAATGCTCAATTTTTACTCGGCAGTGAAGGATTGCCTTCAGGAAAGTATCATGCAGGATTTAAAAGGATTTACACATTTGATTCATCACGTTCCTATCCTTTAAATTTCCAACCTGGAACCAATTCCGATACCACGAAGTTTCCGAGGTCAATGGTTTTAAATATGTGGTATCCAGTAGAAGTTAATTCCGGTGGAAGCTTTCCGTACAAAAACTATCTCCGGTTTGCATATGATAACCCAAGTTGGAAGAATTTCCTTGATCGTTTAAAACAGTACAACGAAGAAACGGTAAAGCTAAATGGATTCAGATATACCAAGCTAAACGATACGGTAAGAGAAGATAGGCTATTTGAGCGGCTTATGGATACTGAGGTTCTTGCCTCTTCGGGTAAGCCGGTTGTTACTGGAAATCATCCCCTGATAATTTATCAACCCAGCTTAGGCGGTACAATTGAAGAAAACGCCTTATTGTGTCAGTATCTTTCATCAAATGGGTATGTGGTTCTTAGTTGCGCATATCAGCCCGACAATGGTGTTAGGATGGGGCCGGACTGGAATCTGGAGAGAGCAGAAGGAGACGTAAACTTTCTAGTTCAATACTCAAAGCAACATTTGGTAATCGACACTAATAACGTTCATTTACTGGGATATAGTTTTGGCGCTCAGGCAAATTTTAACCTACTGGCAAAAGGTTCCAAATTTGTTAGTGCCGTTTCTTTGGACTCCCGGCTGGAGTATTCATTTGATTATGCTCCAAAAGGATTCAAGGACCTGCCGGCACTACTCCTAGCAGGCGTGCAAAACATAACGCAACCACTATTGCTTTTCACAAATGAAGAAGCCACATTCAACATGACTGATTCCTTTGTATCTGCAGACAGGTATTATTTGCCCTTACACTTTTTAGAGCACCATGACTATAGTTCAACCAGAGAAATCAGTAACTCTTGGGTTGCAGGCGAATTAAAAAATGATAAAGAACTGTTGGGAAAAGTTAAAGATTATACATCTGTATGCGAGAATACGTTGGCCTTTTTTAATTTTTATTCCCAACCCAAGAATAATGGGCGTGCGTTTCAATTCCTGAATACCAGGTCTAATTTTGCCGAACACCTGCCGCGTGGTGCAAACGGCGAGGCACAAGATAAAACGGTGCTTCAAACACCACGGCAAGTTTTAAAAGCTGCGGAGATCATAGGCATACAAGAAGTTAAAAAGTCTTACCAGCTAAACCGAATGTCGTTTTCAGAGGACTTATTTAATACATACGCGTACTTTCTGGCTGGAAAAAACAAAGGCCAGTTAGCAATACAGACACTGTTATGGGGGACTGAAATTTATACAACTTCTGCAAACCTGTTTGACAGCTTAGGCGAAATGTATTTCATCGAGAAGGATTACGAAAAATCAACAAAGAGTTTTAAGCGCTCCTTGGAATTGAATCCATCAAACAAAAATGCTGTCGAATACCTTAAAAAATTACAGTCACTGGCAGGCGGATAA